TTTCCCAGGTTGCCACCCGGAACGATCACCCAATCCGGGGCCTGCCAATTTAATTGTTCCAGCATTTCAATACTGACAGTCTTCTGGCCTTCAATCCTCAACGAATTCATGGAATTGGCCAGGTAGATTTCTTTGGATTCCGTGAGCTTTTGCACGATTTCCATGCAGCCGTCGAAATCGGTGTCGAGAGAAAGAGTGAAGGTGCCATTTGCAATCGGTTGAATGAGTTGCGCGGTTGAGATTTTATTTTTGGGCAGCAGAACCAGCGCGGGAATTCCGGCAGCAGCACAATACGCAGCTAAAGCCGCTGATGTATCCCCCGTTGACGCACAAGCAACAGCTTTGATGTTTTGCCCGTCTGCAATCACTTGATTGACCATCGAGACTAGTATTGTCATTCCCAAATCTTTGAACGAACCGGTGTGGCTGTTACCGCAAAGTTTGACCCAAAGATTTTTGATGCCGGAATGCTTCGCCAGTTTTCTGGCCGGGAACAGGGGAGTGCGGCCTTCACCGATTGAGATGATGTGTTCAATTTCGAGTTCCGGACAGATCCACTCTTTTTTACTCCAGACGCCGCTGGCAAATGGTCCTGTGGAGTTTTGAAGTCGTTCAGCAAAAAGTTCTTTCCACTTTTGTGGAGATTTGCTGCTCAATCTTTTCAAATCGTGTTGGACTTCCAATAAGTCGCCGCATTTCGGACAGCGGTAGATGATTTCAGTCAGAGGATAAGTTCCTGAACAGTCATTGATGCATTTGTACCAGGCTTTGTAAGATTGGTTTTTCAAGAGTTTGTTTTGGTTAGGGGTGAGCTTTATTAAAAAGTAGAGAGATGCGGCTTAATTGTCAAGCCTAAAGTCTGAGCAGATTTGAAAAGAACAATGAATGAGAACTAGAATCAGGAAAAATTCAGCTTAGGATTGCCAGCAAAAAGGCGAGAATTGTTATGCCAATAGCCCCTAAAGCTAATAGTTGGTGTGTTCTGTTTTCTTTTTTTATTTCAATAAATCCTAACAGTGATGCTGTTAAATAGCCGCCGATAAAGCCCCCACCGTGAGCAAAATTATCGATTCCCGGAAACAAGAAGCCAAAAATAAAAAGCACAATTGCCCACTGGCCGGTTTGTTTATAGACCGCAGTACCAAATGAACCGCCGCGTTTCCTGCCATAATAAACAAGCGCCCCCAGCAGTCCGAAAATTGAACCAGAAGCACCTATAGTAAAATAGTTTCCCGCAAAAGTTGACAAAACAAATCCAAGAGCACCGGAAATTGTGAAAATCATAAAACTGCGCGAGGTACCAAATAGTTCTTCAACGGTCGGTCCCAATTGTCGAATCCAAAGTGTGT
The candidate division KSB1 bacterium DNA segment above includes these coding regions:
- a CDS encoding pyridoxal-phosphate dependent enzyme, with protein sequence MKNQSYKAWYKCINDCSGTYPLTEIIYRCPKCGDLLEVQHDLKRLSSKSPQKWKELFAERLQNSTGPFASGVWSKKEWICPELEIEHIISIGEGRTPLFPARKLAKHSGIKNLWVKLCGNSHTGSFKDLGMTILVSMVNQVIADGQNIKAVACASTGDTSAALAAYCAAAGIPALVLLPKNKISTAQLIQPIANGTFTLSLDTDFDGCMEIVQKLTESKEIYLANSMNSLRIEGQKTVSIEMLEQLNWQAPDWVIVPGGNLG
- a CDS encoding rhomboid family intramembrane serine protease, which codes for MSEGRNLGSILCPNCGKLISSTAAECMHCGTKNPNLWGFSEILRKFFGRQLSLVPIIVTTCIALYILSIALDPSAIFQTRGFLGFLTPSTNSLVNLGMTGAYPISRGHWWTLITAIYLHGSILHIIFNTLWIRQLGPTVEELFGTSRSFMIFTISGALGFVLSTFAGNYFTIGASGSIFGLLGALVYYGRKRGGSFGTAVYKQTGQWAIVLFIFGFLFPGIDNFAHGGGFIGGYLTASLLGFIEIKKENRTHQLLALGAIGITILAFLLAILS